One window from the genome of Clostridia bacterium encodes:
- a CDS encoding Rid family detoxifying hydrolase — protein sequence MSRKAFSAAGAVAVGPYSHAVESKDLIFLSGQTPIDSQTGKLVEGDITDQTEQCFKNLFNVLEAAGLTPDDVEKVNVFLTDMSKFTAMNEVYSKQFSSPYPARTTIGVAALPLGAQVEIEMIARRK from the coding sequence ATGTCAAGAAAAGCTTTTAGTGCAGCAGGAGCTGTCGCAGTTGGACCATATTCACATGCAGTTGAATCAAAAGATTTGATATTTTTATCTGGACAAACCCCAATAGATTCTCAAACAGGAAAACTTGTAGAAGGTGATATTACTGACCAAACTGAACAATGCTTTAAGAACCTTTTCAACGTATTGGAAGCAGCGGGTCTGACACCTGACGATGTAGAAAAAGTGAATGTATTTTTAACTGATATGAGCAAATTCACAGCAATGAATGAAGTATACTCAAAACAGTTTTCTTCACCTTATCCTGCTCGTACAACTATAGGAGTAGCAGCATTACCTCTAGGTGCTCAGGTTGAAATCGAAATGATTGCCAGGAGAAAATAA
- a CDS encoding flavin reductase — protein MKIELPVIPPEGTKEAWEGQFEVFSWYHFVIDVPAPVFIITTLKENGLSNAQLSAWGMMAGSGNEPKFILQVHNYTETRKLIESTKEFVINYPIITLKDKFMRSINRYDDNTDEIIASGLQIESSQIVKAPRIKECFAHLECKLDWMRDVESETKFSTLVQGSIVHAAISEDALSDDIREANKKRGWVYDIQEALNPKTGNHNKGIFASLDIASSIDI, from the coding sequence ATGAAAATTGAATTGCCAGTTATCCCACCAGAAGGAACAAAAGAAGCTTGGGAAGGACAGTTTGAAGTATTTTCCTGGTATCATTTTGTAATTGATGTACCTGCTCCGGTCTTTATAATCACTACATTAAAGGAAAATGGACTTTCTAATGCGCAGCTAAGTGCTTGGGGAATGATGGCTGGGTCGGGTAATGAGCCTAAGTTTATTCTTCAAGTACATAATTACACTGAAACAAGGAAGTTAATTGAAAGCACAAAAGAATTTGTTATCAACTATCCGATCATCACCTTAAAAGATAAGTTTATGAGATCAATCAATAGATATGATGATAATACAGATGAGATAATTGCCTCTGGGTTACAAATAGAATCTTCACAAATTGTGAAGGCACCCCGTATAAAAGAATGCTTTGCGCATCTTGAATGTAAATTAGATTGGATGCGTGATGTCGAAAGTGAAACAAAGTTCAGTACTCTAGTTCAAGGCAGTATAGTGCATGCTGCAATAAGTGAAGATGCACTATCTGATGACATTAGAGAAGCAAATAAAAAGCGGGGCTGGGTGTATGACATACAAGAAGCATTGAATCCTAAGACAGGGAATCATAATAAAGGGATCTTTGCTTCGTTGGATATTGCTTCCTCTATAGATATTTAA
- a CDS encoding DUF4829 domain-containing protein, protein MKRLLVIILIILTLIGCKGELAGSPNLSKAEGAASNKETMEEEIHILPMDITIDDQKEVEELINDYFNALEHRDYLKSWELMSTKYRSGYKDFEGYNSASKNSIIESIKLIEIKGYIPPFKTKEFVTTRVPEGVPTVWFEAYFDLKLTKEDPSWVNGKNERFVNVEKEDNIWKIGGLATSP, encoded by the coding sequence ATGAAAAGATTATTAGTAATTATTCTGATAATATTAACTTTGATAGGTTGCAAAGGTGAATTAGCTGGTTCCCCCAATTTATCTAAGGCAGAGGGTGCAGCTTCAAACAAAGAAACAATGGAAGAAGAGATACATATATTACCCATGGATATTACTATAGATGATCAAAAGGAAGTAGAAGAACTTATTAATGATTATTTCAATGCACTTGAACATAGAGATTACTTGAAATCGTGGGAATTGATGTCAACAAAGTATCGAAGCGGATATAAGGATTTTGAAGGATATAATAGTGCTTCTAAGAATAGCATTATAGAATCGATTAAACTAATTGAAATTAAAGGATATATACCACCATTTAAAACGAAAGAGTTTGTTACAACAAGAGTCCCAGAGGGAGTTCCAACTGTATGGTTTGAAGCATATTTTGACTTAAAGCTTACAAAGGAAGATCCGAGTTGGGTGAATGGAAAAAATGAACGATTTGTGAACGTCGAAAAAGAAGATAACATATGGAAGATCGGGGGATTAGCAACAAGTCCATAG
- a CDS encoding GNAT family N-acetyltransferase, giving the protein MNYKEMYREEILRLSEIDRSEVVEYVYYFKNGKLELEKESYDIKAWDKEELSSFINRLYDLHDRQGYIFGAFDGESIAGLVALDNKLFGRNKDQLKLDMLYISSPYRGKGIGRKLMEICKVKAKELGASKFYISATPFKNTVDFYMRMGCKLTAEINKELFELEPYDIHLDLEL; this is encoded by the coding sequence ATGAACTACAAAGAGATGTACAGAGAGGAAATTTTAAGATTAAGTGAAATTGACAGAAGTGAGGTAGTGGAATATGTCTATTACTTCAAAAATGGTAAATTAGAATTGGAAAAGGAATCATATGATATTAAGGCATGGGATAAGGAAGAATTAAGCAGCTTTATTAATAGACTATATGACCTACACGATAGACAAGGGTATATCTTTGGAGCTTTTGATGGAGAGAGCATTGCTGGATTGGTAGCATTGGATAACAAACTCTTTGGACGGAACAAGGATCAACTCAAGCTGGACATGCTATATATAAGTAGCCCCTATAGAGGTAAAGGCATCGGGAGAAAGCTAATGGAGATTTGTAAGGTCAAAGCGAAGGAATTAGGAGCTTCTAAGTTTTACATATCAGCAACTCCATTTAAGAATACTGTAGATTTTTACATGCGAATGGGTTGTAAACTTACAGCCGAGATAAATAAAGAACTATTTGAGCTAGAGCCATATGATATACATTTAGATTTGGAACTTTAG
- a CDS encoding DUF2809 domain-containing protein has translation MKRRLVYFSLSIICFIACVLIVKFFNGNQFIRGFIGDIIVILLMYFFIKIFWNFHALKLTIFTLGVAFAIEFLQYLKVTTLFGLEHNTMAQLILGSIFDPRDLIAYTIGGILIYVIDTKLVRYSTM, from the coding sequence TTGAAAAGACGATTAGTTTATTTTAGTTTATCAATTATATGCTTTATAGCTTGTGTTTTAATTGTGAAATTTTTCAATGGTAATCAGTTCATCAGAGGATTTATTGGCGATATAATTGTTATTTTGCTGATGTATTTTTTTATCAAGATCTTTTGGAATTTTCATGCACTAAAGCTTACCATTTTTACTCTAGGGGTTGCCTTTGCTATAGAATTTTTACAATATTTAAAGGTTACAACTTTATTTGGACTTGAACACAATACAATGGCCCAACTAATACTTGGATCAATTTTCGATCCGCGTGATTTAATTGCTTATACTATTGGGGGTATTTTGATATATGTTATTGATACGAAACTAGTAAGATATAGTACAATGTAG
- a CDS encoding flavodoxin family protein, which yields MRICILFGSLRENSNTGLLLQPFIEELKRLGAEIDFISLKDKHIEPCTACWTCQNIFEEPGCPKKDDMNILYEAVLKSDCIIFASPIYSWYCTPPMKAVMDRLVYGMNKYYGDTEGPCLWEGKKCALVTTCGYEIEDGAGVFEEGMRRYSKHSNLQYLGKLAVQDIDGKSYFQNESAVNAAKEFAVKVYDSLV from the coding sequence ATGCGGATATGTATTTTATTTGGTAGTCTCAGAGAAAACAGCAATACGGGGTTACTATTACAGCCATTTATAGAGGAGCTAAAAAGACTGGGAGCAGAGATTGACTTTATTTCACTCAAGGATAAGCACATAGAACCATGTACTGCTTGTTGGACGTGTCAGAATATTTTCGAAGAACCGGGTTGCCCGAAGAAGGATGATATGAATATATTATATGAAGCAGTCCTCAAATCTGATTGTATTATATTTGCAAGTCCTATATATTCATGGTACTGCACGCCTCCGATGAAGGCTGTTATGGACAGGCTTGTTTATGGTATGAACAAGTATTATGGAGACACAGAAGGTCCATGCCTATGGGAAGGGAAAAAGTGTGCATTAGTTACAACTTGTGGCTACGAAATAGAGGATGGTGCAGGGGTATTTGAAGAAGGAATGAGGAGATACTCAAAACATTCTAATTTGCAATATTTAGGGAAATTAGCTGTCCAAGATATTGATGGGAAATCATATTTCCAAAATGAATCAGCAGTTAATGCTGCAAAGGAATTTGCAGTAAAAGTATATGATTCACTTGTGTAA
- a CDS encoding GNAT family N-acetyltransferase, with translation MSEIFDISFDEIDLIKNLWEKNRQYHENSSEYFKESYSSICFEQRIGAFSLFTCDTMKISVAKSNDEYIGYCISTITDGRGELESLHVDEANRGNGIGKKLVMEHLEWMNEKNCNVIGVTVSQENESTILFYKKLGFYPNTLYMQQKLESKE, from the coding sequence GTGAGTGAGATCTTTGATATTTCATTTGATGAGATTGATTTAATCAAGAACCTATGGGAAAAGAACAGACAATATCATGAGAACAGTTCAGAATATTTTAAGGAGTCATATAGCTCGATTTGTTTTGAACAGAGAATTGGAGCTTTCAGCCTGTTCACATGCGATACTATGAAAATATCTGTTGCAAAAAGCAATGATGAGTATATCGGGTATTGCATATCGACTATAACCGATGGCAGGGGGGAGCTTGAATCACTGCATGTTGATGAAGCTAATAGAGGGAATGGTATTGGGAAGAAGCTTGTAATGGAACATTTAGAATGGATGAATGAAAAGAATTGTAATGTGATTGGAGTAACAGTATCCCAGGAGAATGAATCTACTATATTGTTCTATAAAAAGCTTGGATTTTATCCAAATACCTTATATATGCAGCAGAAGCTCGAGAGCAAGGAGTAA
- the ndk gene encoding nucleoside-diphosphate kinase, with amino-acid sequence MERTLVIIKPDAKERKLMGEIISIYEKKGLHISSSKIIKPTIEIAKNHYIEHKDKPFFKELINYITRGEVCVLIIEGDNVIAMVRKINGATDPLEADMGTVRGRFAISKTENTVHSSDSVESAEREIKIWFPEL; translated from the coding sequence ATGGAAAGAACGTTAGTAATCATAAAACCAGATGCTAAAGAGAGAAAGTTAATGGGTGAGATTATTTCTATATATGAGAAGAAAGGACTTCACATATCGTCTTCAAAAATTATAAAGCCAACTATAGAAATTGCAAAAAACCATTATATAGAGCATAAAGATAAACCATTCTTTAAAGAGCTTATTAATTACATTACGAGGGGAGAGGTATGTGTTCTAATTATTGAAGGAGATAATGTTATAGCCATGGTAAGAAAGATAAACGGAGCAACTGACCCATTAGAAGCTGATATGGGTACGGTAAGAGGTCGATTTGCGATATCAAAGACTGAGAATACTGTTCATTCTTCGGACAGCGTAGAAAGCGCTGAACGTGAGATAAAAATATGGTTTCCTGAGTTATAA
- a CDS encoding PHP domain-containing protein, producing the protein MIADLHIHTYFSDGTRSPEEVVEEAKQNGIGLISVCDHNSIASFPRLKKACDSRNITCISGAEIDCLFGGLNIHILAYNCRADNPSFINLLKTTNDIMEQMSVDLVEKMSVDYPQIGLKEYEVFNRTPVNGGWKGIDYLKSKGFTVSYPECMKYYREYGAKCSSSFQTMETVCGVIHNAGGLAVLAHPGERLDKTTSNFMKSLYGINNLGIDGIECYYPSHNKEITDICVNFCRGNDLLITAGSDSHGDFASFIDGIHYAIGAVKVDINDLNLKGLI; encoded by the coding sequence ATGATTGCTGATTTACATATTCATACTTATTTTTCCGATGGAACCCGATCCCCAGAAGAGGTTGTAGAGGAAGCCAAACAAAACGGTATTGGTCTAATTTCCGTATGCGATCATAACTCAATCGCAAGCTTTCCACGGTTGAAGAAAGCTTGCGATAGCAGGAATATTACGTGTATCAGTGGTGCAGAAATAGATTGCTTGTTTGGTGGTTTAAACATTCATATTTTAGCATACAATTGTAGAGCTGATAATCCATCTTTTATAAATCTTCTAAAAACGACTAATGACATAATGGAGCAAATGAGCGTTGATTTAGTTGAAAAGATGTCGGTGGACTATCCACAAATCGGACTCAAAGAATATGAAGTTTTTAATCGTACACCAGTAAATGGTGGTTGGAAAGGGATTGACTATTTAAAGAGTAAAGGGTTTACTGTTAGTTATCCTGAATGCATGAAGTATTATCGAGAGTATGGCGCGAAATGCTCAAGTAGCTTTCAAACCATGGAAACTGTTTGTGGTGTAATCCATAATGCAGGTGGTCTGGCAGTCTTAGCGCATCCTGGTGAGCGACTCGATAAAACAACTAGCAATTTTATGAAAAGTTTATATGGGATAAATAATCTCGGTATTGATGGAATTGAATGTTATTATCCTTCACATAACAAAGAGATAACAGATATTTGCGTTAATTTTTGTAGGGGAAATGACCTATTAATTACTGCCGGTAGTGACTCTCATGGTGATTTTGCATCATTTATTGATGGCATCCATTATGCAATAGGTGCAGTTAAGGTTGATATAAATGATTTAAATTTAAAAGGACTAATATAA
- a CDS encoding DUF3795 domain-containing protein, translating to MEVKHPQVGICGLSCKLCPMYQTDSKSKCEGCKSEARMSVGCPFITCAIKKKGIEFCWECNESANCEKWNKHREIGKERDSFKSYQKLEDDISFVQINGIEQFVELQNVKEKILKEMLDSFNEGRSKIYYCNASTVIEVEELEDAVERAKKDSHGLDIKSKAKVLHKILDEIAETKKYNLRLRKG from the coding sequence ATGGAAGTCAAACATCCTCAAGTAGGGATATGCGGTCTCTCGTGTAAATTATGTCCAATGTATCAGACAGATAGCAAGAGCAAATGTGAAGGATGTAAAAGTGAGGCAAGAATGAGTGTCGGTTGCCCTTTTATTACCTGCGCAATTAAGAAAAAAGGAATTGAATTTTGCTGGGAATGCAATGAAAGTGCCAATTGTGAAAAATGGAATAAGCATAGGGAGATAGGTAAAGAACGTGACTCATTTAAAAGCTATCAAAAGCTTGAGGATGATATTAGTTTTGTACAAATCAACGGGATTGAACAATTTGTTGAATTACAAAATGTGAAGGAAAAGATTCTCAAAGAGATGTTGGATAGTTTTAATGAGGGGCGTTCGAAAATTTATTATTGTAATGCTTCTACGGTTATAGAAGTGGAAGAATTAGAAGATGCAGTAGAAAGAGCAAAAAAAGACTCGCATGGGTTAGATATTAAGAGTAAAGCGAAAGTCCTCCATAAGATACTAGATGAAATTGCGGAGACGAAGAAATATAATCTAAGGTTACGAAAAGGATAA
- a CDS encoding PaaI family thioesterase, with the protein MSQEHLSWLRNYLKETYQSPILENFLELQVVELEEGKVIYRIKIIDKHCNLYGFVHGGTLASISDVAMGGSCITLGKRVVTIDMSVSYIKNAPVGSTLTAVGKVISNGNTIMRASGEIFNEQQQLLVRSQASYFVTGDFCENDYPQSK; encoded by the coding sequence ATGTCACAAGAGCACCTTTCGTGGCTTCGAAATTATTTAAAGGAAACTTATCAATCTCCTATTCTTGAGAATTTTCTTGAACTGCAAGTTGTTGAACTCGAAGAAGGAAAAGTCATCTATCGTATAAAAATTATTGATAAACATTGCAATCTGTATGGTTTTGTACATGGAGGCACTTTGGCTTCAATTTCAGATGTGGCAATGGGAGGTTCTTGTATAACTCTGGGAAAACGTGTAGTGACAATTGATATGAGCGTTAGTTATATAAAAAATGCACCTGTAGGAAGCACTCTTACCGCAGTTGGCAAGGTTATCAGCAATGGTAATACTATCATGCGAGCATCAGGTGAAATATTCAATGAACAACAGCAACTACTTGTTAGGTCACAAGCCTCATATTTTGTTACAGGTGATTTTTGCGAGAATGACTATCCCCAATCTAAATAA
- a CDS encoding DUF1697 domain-containing protein: MNIYIALLRGINVGGKNIIKMADLKRVFETMGLCEVQTYIQSGNVLFKSNEEEEILRKKIEYEIEDVFGFSVAVILRDSEELERIISSCPFSKGEVSEAESSSEGESLYVSILAYAPSQEKSEHLNKYRSENDEYRIIDREVFLLFRHSIRNSKLANNLQKLEIPATVRNWKTINKLVVMAKSMEREK; the protein is encoded by the coding sequence TTGAATATTTATATCGCGCTATTACGAGGTATCAATGTAGGTGGAAAGAATATTATTAAAATGGCCGACTTGAAGCGGGTATTTGAAACTATGGGGCTTTGTGAAGTGCAAACATATATTCAAAGCGGTAATGTTCTATTTAAATCCAATGAAGAGGAAGAAATACTGCGTAAGAAAATTGAGTATGAAATTGAAGATGTCTTTGGATTTTCTGTAGCAGTTATTTTGAGAGATTCAGAGGAGTTAGAACGAATTATCTCTAGTTGTCCATTCTCAAAGGGAGAAGTATCGGAAGCGGAGTCGTCATCAGAGGGAGAGAGTCTATACGTTTCTATTTTAGCCTATGCACCCTCCCAAGAAAAGAGCGAACATTTAAATAAATATAGAAGTGAAAACGATGAATATCGGATCATAGACAGAGAGGTCTTTCTTTTATTCCGTCATAGCATACGAAACTCCAAGCTTGCTAATAATCTTCAGAAGTTGGAGATACCGGCAACTGTGCGTAATTGGAAGACAATAAACAAGCTTGTTGTGATGGCAAAATCCATGGAGAGGGAGAAATAG
- a CDS encoding MmcQ/YjbR family DNA-binding protein, producing MTRSELIDYCKSKTGVTVEFPFDNSCMSFKLVSKFFAFIDIKKDKNAISLKCEPWLAAAFREQYEGVTPGYHLNKKHWNTIDVNLDIPEEKVIEMIDMSYELIRKGLKKQEREALV from the coding sequence ATGACTAGAAGCGAATTAATCGACTACTGCAAGAGCAAAACAGGTGTGACAGTTGAATTTCCTTTTGATAACAGTTGTATGTCATTTAAGCTGGTAAGTAAGTTTTTTGCATTTATTGATATCAAAAAAGATAAGAATGCAATAAGCTTAAAATGTGAGCCATGGCTTGCAGCTGCTTTTCGAGAGCAGTATGAAGGGGTAACGCCCGGATACCATCTGAATAAGAAGCATTGGAATACAATTGATGTCAATTTGGATATTCCCGAGGAAAAAGTAATTGAAATGATAGATATGTCATATGAGCTGATTCGGAAGGGCTTAAAAAAGCAGGAAAGAGAAGCACTAGTATAA
- a CDS encoding DUF3795 domain-containing protein: MIIKEVAESIGYCGLVCKLCHVADKCSGCKSENNCCGRHLSDSGCYQYNCCINKGINGCWECDDFPCDEDMFSESHDIRLRAFISCAKEEGIEKLIEYILANQQEGIFYGYQKDYDGLGSEEAVLRLLRTGKGLQL; encoded by the coding sequence ATGATAATTAAAGAAGTAGCTGAAAGCATTGGTTATTGTGGGCTGGTATGCAAATTATGTCATGTCGCAGATAAATGTAGTGGTTGTAAATCAGAAAATAATTGTTGCGGAAGGCATTTATCTGATAGTGGCTGCTATCAATACAATTGTTGTATTAATAAGGGTATAAACGGGTGCTGGGAATGCGATGATTTCCCTTGTGATGAGGATATGTTCAGTGAAAGTCATGATATAAGGCTGCGAGCTTTTATAAGCTGTGCGAAAGAAGAAGGTATAGAGAAACTAATTGAATATATACTTGCAAATCAACAAGAGGGTATATTTTATGGATATCAAAAAGACTATGACGGATTGGGCAGTGAGGAGGCTGTATTAAGGCTTCTTAGAACCGGCAAGGGTTTGCAACTTTAA
- a CDS encoding GNAT family N-acetyltransferase, whose protein sequence is MNMIDFVTGGTELLDSVQPLWEKLNKHHQVNSRYFADKFKDFTFDVRKKKFIDNTNIELRIDLVKASENQTFVGYCISTITIDSVGEIDSLYIEPEYRKFGIGDKLMSRSLEWLDSKNVKMKIIGVAEGNEQVFDFYKKYGFYERSTILEQVTK, encoded by the coding sequence ATGAACATGATTGATTTTGTTACTGGGGGAACTGAATTATTAGATTCTGTACAGCCGTTATGGGAGAAGTTGAATAAACACCATCAAGTAAATTCCAGATATTTTGCAGATAAGTTTAAGGATTTTACATTTGATGTGAGGAAGAAGAAATTTATAGATAATACTAATATAGAATTAAGGATTGATTTAGTAAAAGCATCAGAAAATCAAACGTTTGTGGGGTATTGTATTAGCACAATTACCATAGATTCAGTTGGTGAGATTGACTCGTTATATATTGAACCGGAGTATCGGAAATTTGGTATCGGAGATAAGCTGATGAGTAGATCTTTAGAGTGGTTAGATAGTAAAAATGTAAAAATGAAAATTATTGGTGTTGCAGAAGGTAATGAGCAAGTATTTGACTTTTATAAGAAATATGGCTTTTATGAGCGAAGTACTATATTGGAACAAGTGACAAAATAG
- a CDS encoding pyridoxamine 5'-phosphate oxidase family protein, with the protein MENKCFRICQRNSNCTSNVGDYSNSCLWNCFGDKANIRVVDSYYKENAFYITTYLLSNKMKEILKNPNVALNHNLFVAHGIGENIGNPLDEPNRGLREELKSVFVAFYDKHVDEQDENTCILKISLNDAIVI; encoded by the coding sequence ATGGAAAACAAATGCTTTAGAATATGCCAAAGAAACTCCAATTGCACTAGCAATGTGGGTGACTATAGCAATAGTTGTTTATGGAATTGTTTTGGTGACAAAGCAAACATACGAGTTGTAGACTCCTACTACAAGGAAAATGCATTTTATATTACAACATATTTATTAAGCAATAAAATGAAAGAAATTCTGAAAAACCCAAATGTTGCCTTGAACCACAATTTGTTTGTAGCACATGGTATCGGTGAAAACATTGGTAATCCGCTTGACGAGCCAAACAGAGGGCTAAGAGAAGAATTAAAGAGTGTGTTTGTTGCATTTTATGATAAACATGTTGATGAGCAAGATGAAAACACTTGTATTTTAAAAATCTCGTTGAATGATGCAATTGTTATATAA
- a CDS encoding GNAT family N-acetyltransferase: protein MEVLLEKFIESDHLPIIEGWEEEKEIFKFQSHSRPKYLREKDGFADRKTLLYMIKLDSIFIGTAWLEDITLEDAKLGIYIADISSRGKGIGKEIVRRLIEIASNELRLKSIYLNVRDYNDRAIRCYSKCGFKVTQKTDGLTFSDGSHGGKYEMTLFII from the coding sequence ATGGAAGTGCTATTAGAGAAGTTCATTGAGTCTGATCATTTGCCAATAATTGAAGGTTGGGAAGAAGAAAAAGAAATCTTCAAGTTTCAATCTCATTCAAGGCCTAAGTATTTAAGAGAAAAGGATGGTTTTGCTGATAGAAAAACCCTATTATATATGATTAAACTTGACAGTATATTCATTGGAACTGCATGGTTAGAAGACATAACCCTTGAGGATGCAAAGCTTGGCATTTATATTGCTGATATTAGCAGTAGGGGAAAAGGTATCGGAAAGGAAATAGTAAGGAGGTTAATCGAAATTGCTTCGAATGAGCTGAGATTGAAAAGCATATATTTGAATGTACGGGACTACAATGACAGAGCTATACGATGCTACAGTAAGTGCGGTTTCAAAGTTACGCAAAAGACAGATGGTTTGACTTTTTCGGATGGATCACATGGCGGAAAATATGAAATGACATTATTTATTATCTAA
- a CDS encoding class I SAM-dependent methyltransferase encodes MGIEIDKEIIKSNEDIFTMLDTLLERRGGEWWDKFYSDRSKPIPFFINAPDENLVSFLEKGLFKRGRAFDIGCGNGRNSIFLAKQGFEVDGIDFSTTSIEWANQNASEEHVDVNFINKSIFDFQVHHSSYDFVYDSGCLHHIKPHRRNQYIKKIIDILKPGAYFGLTAFNLKGGANISDYDVYRDFSMHGGIGFSELKLKSILSPHFEIVEFREMKEISDNSLFGKAFCWAVLMKKR; translated from the coding sequence ATGGGAATCGAAATTGACAAAGAAATCATTAAATCTAATGAAGATATTTTTACTATGCTAGATACTCTTCTTGAAAGGAGAGGTGGAGAATGGTGGGATAAATTTTATTCTGATAGGAGTAAACCAATTCCTTTCTTTATCAATGCGCCTGATGAAAATCTTGTATCATTTTTGGAGAAAGGATTATTCAAAAGAGGAAGAGCTTTTGATATTGGATGCGGAAATGGAAGAAATTCAATATTTCTCGCAAAGCAAGGGTTTGAAGTTGATGGTATTGATTTTTCAACAACTTCAATTGAGTGGGCAAATCAAAATGCAAGTGAGGAGCATGTGGATGTGAACTTTATAAATAAGTCCATCTTTGATTTCCAAGTACATCATAGCAGTTATGACTTTGTCTATGACAGTGGCTGTTTACATCATATCAAGCCTCACAGGAGAAACCAATACATTAAGAAGATTATAGATATTCTAAAGCCAGGAGCTTATTTTGGACTTACTGCTTTCAACTTGAAGGGTGGAGCAAATATTTCTGATTATGATGTTTATAGGGACTTTTCTATGCATGGTGGAATTGGCTTTTCAGAACTCAAATTAAAGTCAATTCTAAGTCCTCACTTTGAGATAGTTGAGTTCAGAGAAATGAAGGAAATTAGTGATAACAGCTTGTTCGGTAAGGCATTTTGTTGGGCAGTGCTGATGAAGAAAAGGTAA
- a CDS encoding isoprenylcysteine carboxylmethyltransferase family protein, giving the protein MKLKALVGSGKKIGLLTLPFLIIGLVLNIMIPSLFSVGGPSIVLKVVSIIILIPGVTIWIWSVVLILTKIPRKELITNGPYSLIKHPLYTGVALLVLPWIGFLFNTWLGVLIGIIVYIGSRIFSPEEEKMLSKIFGVTWDEYCNKVKIPWL; this is encoded by the coding sequence ATGAAATTGAAAGCACTTGTAGGAAGTGGAAAGAAAATTGGACTGCTTACATTGCCGTTTTTGATAATTGGTTTGGTTCTGAATATTATGATTCCATCTTTATTCAGTGTTGGTGGTCCATCAATTGTTCTAAAGGTAGTTTCTATTATTATTTTAATTCCTGGGGTTACAATTTGGATATGGTCAGTAGTTTTGATCTTAACAAAAATACCTCGAAAAGAACTGATAACAAATGGACCTTACTCTTTAATTAAGCACCCATTATATACAGGTGTGGCTTTACTTGTGCTGCCATGGATTGGTTTTCTATTTAATACATGGTTAGGAGTTTTGATTGGAATTATCGTATATATTGGATCTAGAATATTTTCGCCTGAAGAAGAAAAAATGTTGTCAAAGATTTTTGGTGTCACCTGGGATGAATACTGCAATAAGGTAAAAATACCGTGGCTATAA